One Simonsiella muelleri ATCC 29453 DNA window includes the following coding sequences:
- a CDS encoding 1-acylglycerol-3-phosphate O-acyltransferase: MKKNSIFIRLMRLFHLLYWLIGIGFRLHSLNRLAPNERRNVLQQMGQSALNVLHVELEKPATPNNPYGTLIVANHISWLDIFVLAAIYPASFIAAKELRNWFVIGKMIENAGTVFIDRTNRKDIEPINAAIVERLQAGNDVCFFPEARTSLGNAVLPLKAALFQAAINAPTNIQCVVLRYYDAENKRTEQISFSGTNFFITLWRILSQPKIKVRVDFPPLIEPTQQPNTDRFTLKDQAEALFNQIVLSDSPNPKRVLLPEEERSR; encoded by the coding sequence ATGAAGAAAAATTCTATTTTTATCAGATTGATGCGACTATTTCATTTATTGTATTGGCTGATTGGCATCGGCTTTCGCTTGCATTCGCTGAACCGACTCGCGCCAAACGAACGGCGTAACGTCTTGCAACAAATGGGACAATCCGCATTAAATGTCTTACACGTTGAATTAGAAAAACCCGCCACACCCAACAATCCATACGGCACATTAATCGTTGCTAACCACATTTCATGGCTGGATATTTTCGTGTTGGCAGCCATCTACCCCGCCAGCTTTATCGCCGCCAAAGAGCTACGCAATTGGTTTGTCATCGGTAAAATGATTGAAAATGCAGGCACCGTTTTCATTGACCGAACCAACCGAAAAGACATCGAACCCATTAATGCCGCCATTGTGGAACGTTTGCAAGCAGGCAATGATGTGTGCTTTTTCCCCGAGGCACGCACTTCATTGGGCAATGCGGTTTTGCCTTTAAAAGCAGCTTTATTTCAGGCTGCCATCAATGCACCCACGAACATTCAATGCGTGGTTTTGCGCTATTATGATGCAGAAAATAAACGGACTGAACAAATTTCATTCTCTGGAACAAACTTTTTTATCACATTATGGCGAATTTTATCACAGCCCAAAATCAAGGTTCGCGTCGACTTTCCGCCACTGATTGAGCCCACTCAACAGCCTAACACCGACCGTTTCACACTCAAAGACCAAGCCGAAGCATTATTTAATCAAATCGTGCTATCCGATAGCCCCAATCCAAAACGCGTGTTATTACCCGAAGAAGAACGTTCACGTTAA
- a CDS encoding glycerol dehydrogenase, with protein MSVKSITSPMKFLIQANLLADLGKYIQQYGKNALIITDPFIQEKAQQDTQTSFAEHGIQATFSVFGGECSDDEIDKNKAICQEKSCEYVVGIGGGKTLDTAKAVAYYQNVPVVIFPTLASTDAPCTALTVVYNADGSFNRYLFLPNNPNAVLADTKLLAAEPARFFAAGVGDGLATYFEARTCYATNGINLVLMQPSLAGLGIAKMCYETIRDFAPQAMHAVATKSVTPALEKTIEATIYMSGVGAESGGLAAAHAIHNGMTAVHDLHGAMHGEKVAFGLVAQLVMEGASTEELDEVIGIMKAVGLPLTLKDLGLKEFKETEWRQVAELSCAEGETIHNEPFKVTPDMVYDAIVAADKLLQTYQ; from the coding sequence ATGTCTGTTAAATCCATTACTTCGCCCATGAAATTTTTGATTCAAGCGAATTTATTAGCTGATTTGGGCAAATACATTCAACAATACGGCAAAAATGCCTTAATCATCACAGACCCATTCATTCAAGAAAAAGCTCAACAAGATACCCAAACCAGTTTCGCAGAACACGGTATTCAGGCCACATTTAGCGTGTTTGGTGGCGAATGCTCTGATGATGAAATTGACAAAAATAAAGCCATCTGCCAAGAGAAATCTTGTGAATATGTGGTGGGCATTGGTGGTGGTAAGACATTGGATACTGCCAAGGCAGTCGCCTATTATCAAAATGTGCCTGTGGTAATTTTCCCAACTTTGGCATCAACCGATGCGCCTTGCACGGCTTTGACTGTGGTCTATAATGCCGATGGTTCATTTAACCGCTATTTATTTTTACCGAATAATCCGAATGCAGTGTTGGCAGATACCAAATTGTTGGCGGCTGAACCCGCACGATTTTTTGCGGCAGGTGTGGGCGATGGTTTGGCAACTTATTTTGAAGCAAGAACGTGTTACGCAACCAATGGCATTAATTTGGTGTTGATGCAACCAAGTTTGGCGGGGTTGGGGATTGCCAAAATGTGTTACGAAACCATTCGCGATTTTGCACCCCAAGCCATGCACGCTGTCGCAACCAAATCAGTTACGCCCGCTCTGGAGAAAACGATTGAAGCCACGATTTATATGAGTGGTGTGGGTGCGGAATCAGGTGGTTTGGCAGCCGCACACGCGATTCATAATGGTATGACTGCTGTTCATGATTTACACGGTGCGATGCACGGTGAAAAAGTGGCGTTTGGTTTGGTAGCGCAACTGGTCATGGAAGGCGCATCAACCGAAGAATTAGACGAAGTGATTGGCATCATGAAAGCAGTTGGTTTGCCTTTGACTTTGAAAGATTTGGGACTGAAAGAATTCAAAGAAACAGAATGGCGACAAGTGGCTGAATTGTCTTGCGCGGAAGGCGAAACCATTCACAATGAGCCATTTAAAGTAACTCCTGATATGGTATACGATGCGATTGTTGCTGCGGATAAATTATTGCAAACATATCAATAA
- the hemA gene encoding glutamyl-tRNA reductase produces MRLATIGLNHHTAPVAIRERLAFAAATLSDAVRDLLQTVAAEAVILSTCNRTEIYCVADAEDVIDWWANYHQMNVDEIRPYLYTHGCSETIHHAYRVACGLDSMVLGEPQILGQMKEAVRIATEQRALGTWLNALFQRTFAVAKEIRSHTCVGDNTVSMASASVKMAETVFPDLHQTRVLLVGAGEMNELVATYFAAKKPLAMTIANRSLPRAQALCDSLIVSATACSINDLPKIIHQYDVIVSCTAAPMPIIGKRLMEQAMVQRAGKPIFMLDLAVPRDIESQVNEINGIYLKTVDDIDSVVATGKEARRVAAAAAEQMVASKVAEFVAWQKQRQRVPLICALRDEGERARQQVLNNVIKQLEKGLSPQEALERLSVQLTNKLLHAPTRLLNKGNDETLTAAVSQIYRLQPPQHENERRLA; encoded by the coding sequence ATGAGACTAGCCACGATTGGTTTAAACCATCATACCGCGCCCGTTGCGATTCGTGAACGTTTGGCGTTTGCTGCTGCGACATTATCCGATGCTGTACGCGATTTGTTGCAGACGGTCGCAGCCGAAGCGGTTATTTTATCCACTTGTAATCGCACGGAAATTTATTGCGTTGCCGATGCAGAAGACGTGATTGACTGGTGGGCAAATTATCATCAAATGAATGTAGATGAAATTCGTCCTTATTTATATACACACGGTTGCAGCGAAACCATTCATCACGCGTATCGCGTGGCGTGTGGTTTGGACAGCATGGTGCTGGGCGAGCCACAAATTTTGGGGCAAATGAAAGAAGCGGTACGCATTGCCACCGAACAACGTGCTTTGGGAACTTGGCTCAATGCCTTGTTTCAACGCACATTTGCTGTTGCCAAAGAGATTCGCAGTCATACTTGCGTAGGGGACAACACCGTGTCTATGGCATCTGCCAGCGTGAAAATGGCAGAAACTGTGTTTCCTGATTTGCATCAAACACGTGTTTTATTGGTGGGTGCTGGCGAGATGAATGAATTGGTGGCGACTTATTTTGCTGCCAAAAAACCGCTTGCAATGACCATCGCTAACCGCAGTTTGCCACGTGCTCAAGCCTTATGCGATAGCCTGATTGTGTCCGCAACTGCTTGTTCAATAAATGATTTACCGAAAATTATTCATCAATATGATGTGATTGTGTCTTGTACTGCCGCACCCATGCCGATTATTGGCAAACGCTTAATGGAACAAGCAATGGTGCAACGTGCTGGTAAACCGATTTTTATGTTGGATTTGGCTGTACCGCGTGATATTGAATCACAGGTTAATGAAATTAATGGTATTTATTTGAAAACTGTAGATGATATTGACAGTGTGGTGGCAACTGGTAAAGAGGCACGGCGTGTGGCAGCGGCAGCGGCCGAGCAAATGGTGGCGAGCAAAGTAGCAGAATTTGTGGCATGGCAAAAACAGCGTCAGCGTGTGCCATTAATTTGCGCGTTACGTGATGAAGGTGAGCGGGCGCGGCAACAAGTTTTAAATAATGTAATCAAGCAATTAGAGAAAGGTTTAAGTCCACAAGAAGCTTTAGAACGCTTGTCAGTGCAATTAACCAACAAACTACTACACGCACCAACTCGTCTGTTAAATAAGGGAAATGACGAAACTTTGACGGCGGCGGTTTCACAAATTTATCGTTTACAGCCCCCGCAACATGAAAATGAACGGCGTTTAGCTTAA
- a CDS encoding NAD(P)-dependent oxidoreductase, producing the protein MKQKIAVIGATGLVGNATVLELAARGHHVTAFARNVDKVVQNDNVTAIATDVNSPNFAEKLKGFDAVVSAFNAGWSNPNLAQDIKIAYGNILPAVKNADVPYFLVIGGAGSLNVAPNLQLVDTPDFPADVYPAADAVRVLLNELRPRRDINWAFLSPAAMFAVAPVTFERSGKYQIGQDDVILDKNGAPADISVADLACAIADDVEKKAHLFQRFTVAAV; encoded by the coding sequence ATGAAACAAAAAATTGCAGTTATTGGCGCAACTGGTTTGGTAGGCAACGCAACGGTTTTAGAATTAGCAGCGCGTGGGCATCACGTAACCGCATTTGCACGAAATGTGGACAAAGTTGTTCAAAATGACAACGTAACCGCAATCGCTACAGACGTAAACTCACCGAATTTTGCTGAAAAATTAAAAGGTTTTGATGCTGTTGTTAGCGCGTTTAATGCAGGTTGGAGCAATCCTAATTTAGCACAAGACATCAAAATCGCTTATGGTAATATCTTGCCAGCCGTGAAAAATGCAGATGTGCCGTATTTTTTGGTAATTGGCGGAGCAGGCAGCCTGAACGTTGCACCTAATTTGCAACTGGTTGATACCCCTGATTTTCCTGCTGATGTGTATCCTGCAGCCGATGCGGTACGTGTATTATTAAATGAATTGCGCCCACGTCGCGACATCAATTGGGCATTTTTGTCACCAGCCGCGATGTTTGCGGTTGCTCCTGTTACGTTTGAGCGTTCGGGTAAATACCAAATTGGGCAAGATGATGTGATTTTAGACAAAAATGGCGCACCTGCAGATATTTCGGTGGCAGATTTGGCTTGTGCGATTGCCGATGATGTAGAGAAAAAAGCACATTTGTTCCAACGCTTTACAGTTGCGGCGGTGTAA
- a CDS encoding LysR family transcriptional regulator: MNASDFGQLLVFQAIAEEKSITAAAKKLNLAVPSVSKSLKLLEHKMGVPLFTRTTRTIQLTDSGLQLWQNTSAHLIALNQAFEEVSEQHQTPRGTVKITLSQVHFDLIFKDILLDFYAQYPHITLDFSINNATVNLAEQGFDLGIRFGNTLADGVVARKIYPSIRQGIYVSNSYVEKYGIPQSPNDLAAHRMIGFYFMTAKKIEPFLLNIDGVVQEVFVHNVLILNDTDKIISAIHAGVGIGRIFDNAPDVALNGLIPVLEENWLCFPETFLYFMPNRYKAKRVQVVIDFLLQKNQAA, translated from the coding sequence ATGAACGCATCGGATTTTGGACAATTATTGGTTTTTCAAGCCATAGCCGAAGAAAAAAGCATCACTGCTGCTGCTAAAAAACTCAATTTGGCTGTGCCATCAGTTAGCAAGTCATTGAAATTACTAGAACATAAAATGGGGGTGCCTTTATTCACACGTACCACACGCACCATTCAATTAACCGATTCAGGTTTGCAGCTGTGGCAAAATACGTCTGCGCATTTAATTGCACTGAATCAAGCATTTGAAGAAGTCAGTGAACAACATCAAACGCCGCGTGGCACCGTCAAAATTACCTTATCCCAAGTGCATTTTGATTTGATTTTTAAAGATATTTTGCTGGATTTTTATGCCCAATATCCACACATCACGTTGGATTTTTCTATTAATAATGCAACCGTGAATCTGGCAGAGCAGGGGTTTGATTTGGGCATCCGTTTTGGTAACACGCTGGCAGATGGCGTGGTAGCACGGAAAATTTATCCATCTATTCGGCAAGGTATTTATGTTTCAAATAGTTATGTGGAAAAATATGGCATACCACAATCACCGAATGACTTGGCGGCGCATCGCATGATTGGTTTTTATTTTATGACCGCGAAAAAAATTGAACCGTTTTTATTAAATATTGATGGAGTGGTTCAGGAAGTTTTTGTACATAATGTATTGATTTTAAATGATACAGATAAAATCATCAGTGCCATACATGCAGGCGTGGGGATTGGGCGAATTTTTGATAATGCACCTGATGTGGCGTTAAATGGGCTGATTCCTGTGTTGGAAGAGAACTGGTTGTGTTTTCCTGAAACATTTTTATATTTTATGCCAAATCGTTACAAGGCAAAACGCGTGCAGGTGGTCATTGATTTTTTGTTGCAAAAAAATCAGGCAGCCTGA
- the tyrS gene encoding tyrosine--tRNA ligase: MNPLLADLQARGLISQTTDIQELSNLLDSEKIALYCGFDPTADSLHIGHLLPILVLRRFQDAGHTPVALVGGATGMIGDPSFKAVERSLNTPETVAGWVESIRNQLKPFLKFDGENPAIMENNANWFGTMNCLDFLRDIGKHFSVNAMLAKEAVKQRIEREDQGISFTEFAYALLQGYDFAELNKRHNVKLEIGGSDQWGNITWGTETTRRLNQQSVHGMTLPLVTKADGTKFGKTEGGAVWLDAAKTSPYQFYQFWLKVADADVYKFLKYFTFLSIKKIDEIETADKASGKKPKAQRILAEEMTRLIHGDVALQAAQRITDSLFSGDESNLTEQDYAQLALDGLPTIMVSGSLNVVEALVQAGLAQSNKEARGFVQNGAVLINGAVAVENNPHFTPEKPDDKYQITHENKRFGKYTIVRRGKRNHALLIWS; this comes from the coding sequence ATGAATCCATTATTAGCCGATTTGCAAGCGCGCGGATTAATCTCTCAAACAACTGATATTCAAGAATTATCTAATTTATTAGATTCAGAAAAAATTGCTTTGTATTGCGGTTTTGACCCCACAGCAGACAGTTTACACATCGGGCATTTATTACCGATACTGGTGTTACGTCGTTTCCAAGATGCAGGACATACCCCAGTGGCATTGGTAGGCGGTGCAACAGGTATGATCGGCGACCCCAGTTTTAAAGCTGTAGAACGCAGCCTAAACACACCTGAAACCGTTGCAGGTTGGGTAGAAAGTATTCGTAACCAATTGAAACCATTTTTGAAATTTGATGGCGAAAACCCAGCCATTATGGAAAACAACGCCAATTGGTTCGGTACGATGAATTGTTTGGATTTTTTGCGTGATATTGGCAAACATTTTTCTGTCAATGCCATGTTGGCAAAAGAAGCCGTCAAACAACGCATTGAACGCGAAGACCAAGGAATTTCATTCACTGAATTTGCTTACGCTTTACTTCAAGGTTATGATTTTGCTGAATTAAATAAACGGCACAATGTTAAATTAGAAATTGGCGGTAGCGACCAATGGGGTAACATTACTTGGGGGACAGAAACCACGCGCCGTTTAAATCAACAATCAGTACATGGTATGACACTGCCTTTAGTCACCAAAGCCGACGGCACCAAATTTGGCAAAACCGAAGGTGGCGCAGTATGGCTTGATGCAGCGAAAACATCACCATATCAATTTTACCAATTTTGGCTGAAAGTAGCTGATGCTGACGTATATAAATTTTTGAAATACTTTACCTTTTTATCCATCAAAAAAATTGATGAAATTGAAACTGCTGATAAGGCCAGTGGAAAAAAACCCAAAGCACAACGCATTTTAGCCGAAGAAATGACACGTTTAATTCATGGCGATGTTGCGTTGCAAGCTGCCCAACGCATTACCGACAGTCTATTTTCAGGCGATGAAAGCAATTTGACGGAACAGGATTATGCGCAGTTGGCATTAGATGGTTTACCCACAATTATGGTTTCAGGCAGCCTGAATGTTGTGGAAGCCTTGGTACAAGCAGGTTTAGCACAATCCAATAAAGAAGCCCGTGGTTTTGTACAAAATGGTGCAGTGTTAATTAATGGTGCGGTAGCTGTGGAAAATAATCCTCATTTCACCCCCGAAAAACCCGATGATAAATACCAAATTACTCATGAAAACAAACGTTTTGGTAAATATACTATTGTGAGACGTGGTAAACGCAATCACGCTTTACTCATCTGGTCATAA
- the tfpZ gene encoding TfpX/TfpZ family type IV pilin accessory protein has translation MIRKPSKFRVHAFLWHLLCSLIMATLSSAVVFWIWHPGLLAKAVGVGHIFLMMLAVDVILGPLLTFAVAKQGKKSLKFDLSVIIFVQVAALIYGLHSIAANRPVYLAFDIWRFEIVRASDVRPEALKRAQSPYNHLSWFGPKWVAVKPATTAEDKNNRLFGELSTGISPGMQPDLYDSIENQWNVIVSEGAKLSDLKKFNPPEKVDAVIAKYPTADKFYPLKSLGTSMTVLINSKEKRILDLVDLRPWEE, from the coding sequence ATGATTCGTAAACCTTCTAAATTTCGCGTACACGCGTTTTTATGGCATTTATTGTGTTCGCTCATTATGGCAACATTGAGTTCTGCGGTGGTTTTTTGGATATGGCATCCTGGATTATTGGCAAAAGCGGTGGGTGTGGGGCATATTTTTTTGATGATGTTGGCGGTTGATGTGATTTTGGGGCCATTGCTGACTTTTGCGGTGGCAAAACAAGGCAAAAAATCATTAAAATTTGATTTATCAGTGATTATTTTTGTACAAGTGGCGGCATTGATTTATGGTTTGCACAGTATTGCGGCGAATCGTCCTGTGTATTTAGCTTTTGATATTTGGCGTTTTGAAATTGTCCGTGCCAGTGATGTGCGTCCCGAAGCATTGAAACGTGCTCAAAGTCCTTATAATCATTTATCGTGGTTTGGGCCCAAATGGGTGGCGGTAAAACCTGCAACCACAGCAGAAGACAAAAATAATCGTTTATTTGGAGAATTATCCACAGGTATTTCCCCAGGTATGCAGCCTGATTTATATGATTCTATTGAAAATCAATGGAATGTGATTGTTTCAGAAGGAGCAAAATTAAGTGATTTGAAAAAATTCAATCCGCCTGAAAAAGTAGATGCGGTAATAGCTAAATATCCGACTGCTGATAAATTTTATCCGCTTAAATCGTTGGGTACCAGTATGACAGTGTTGATTAATTCCAAAGAAAAACGCATTTTGGATTTAGTGGATTTGCGTCCTTGGGAAGAATAA
- a CDS encoding LysR family transcriptional regulator yields the protein MDTYLSMKVFCQVVQSGSFTRAAELLGISIPMASKHVAHLEKTIQSQLLYRNNRHLKLTEQGEIYYRECVMALDILRQAENVVSAGTVKPSGILRVSLPLWFSCDIFANLIAEYRQQYPDVELILSLTNRRVDLNTDGEDLALRLSHQLPDNVIAKFLTRIPFYLVASPDYVARYGLPEHHEDLLKHEAILPSYTDLSQLVAQYQQQTVPLPMKGTLRSNNTQMIAALIRSGVGLGYMPAWLADVDLQAGRLIHILPDYQIEGVPLYVVYANRAFMNARTRSFIDFFAEKWKN from the coding sequence ATGGATACATATTTAAGTATGAAAGTGTTTTGTCAAGTGGTTCAAAGTGGTAGTTTCACACGCGCTGCCGAATTATTGGGTATTTCCATTCCCATGGCAAGCAAACATGTTGCGCATTTAGAAAAGACCATTCAATCTCAACTGCTTTATCGTAATAATCGTCATCTCAAATTAACTGAACAAGGTGAAATTTATTACCGTGAGTGTGTGATGGCGTTAGATATTTTGCGACAAGCGGAAAATGTGGTGTCGGCTGGCACAGTTAAACCCAGTGGTATTTTGCGCGTGAGTTTGCCGTTGTGGTTTTCGTGTGACATTTTCGCCAATTTAATTGCTGAATATCGTCAGCAATATCCTGATGTTGAACTGATTCTTAGTTTAACTAATCGTCGTGTCGATTTGAATACCGATGGCGAAGATTTGGCATTACGCTTGTCGCATCAATTGCCTGATAATGTGATTGCAAAATTTTTGACGCGTATCCCATTTTATTTGGTTGCTTCGCCCGATTATGTAGCACGATACGGGCTGCCTGAACATCACGAAGATTTACTCAAACATGAAGCCATTTTGCCATCTTACACAGATTTATCACAATTAGTGGCGCAATACCAACAACAAACCGTGCCTTTACCTATGAAAGGTACATTGCGCAGCAACAACACACAAATGATTGCAGCTCTGATTCGTTCTGGTGTGGGATTGGGCTATATGCCTGCGTGGTTGGCGGATGTGGATTTGCAAGCTGGGCGATTGATTCACATTTTGCCTGATTATCAAATTGAAGGTGTGCCACTTTATGTGGTGTATGCCAATCGTGCATTTATGAATGCGCGTACACGTAGCTTTATTGATTTTTTTGCAGAAAAATGGAAAAACTAG